A single window of Girardinichthys multiradiatus isolate DD_20200921_A chromosome 15, DD_fGirMul_XY1, whole genome shotgun sequence DNA harbors:
- the LOC124881990 gene encoding serine/threonine-protein kinase PAK 4-like isoform X1: protein MSFRRSVDATFFLHQIINKNSRILLVSPRSVTDAAVAPPPPTYLGQGETETGDVGEEGRKRSSGERVRGERRKDLDPPGLYGQVPPRSRYCVSVAMFRRRKKKHRLEISAPRDFQHRVHTSFDISTGRYVGLPAQWQSVIDTLRRPRPLVDPSRITNIEPRKQTIVRGSFIGHGDYISHVISEMSRVCVTSSNSLRRTSPSVRKRTQSLGRLGEQAEEESYHYLEISRRSSSVKTGGSSTYWQDRIRQVHSESGSPKVNRDLQRTKSSSQVSAVPEAVPLSPGSPQRTSYVVEPSIRNGVTRQKQRPTSYHHNLQTAETSKPQLRLRPGPNHLPDLLSSSKESPKRPHSSYDLKLPSSRPRLPPPNSTSSPIITGRVLPQPSPLPPSGFSVSMKHASSPTQESSLQPGPSPTSSPGRPPPSTPERGPQKVTHEQFKAALEMVVDPGDPRVTLENFVKIGEGSTGVVCIARERHSGRQVAVKMMDVKKQQRRELLFNEVVIMRDYQHPNVVQMFQSALVEDELWVIMEYLQGGALTQIIGKTRLNEEQIATVCESVLQALSYLHSQGVIHRDIKSDSILLTLDGRIKLSDFGFCAQISKDVPKRKSLVGTPYWMAPEVISKMPYGTEVDIWSLGIMVVEMVDGEPPYFNETPISAMKKLRDEAAPSVRNIQRVSPVLKDFLDCMLTRNTLQRSTASDMLEHPFLLQASSPRCLVPLVEQHRKRMSLC, encoded by the exons ATGAGTTTCAGAAGATCTGTAGATGCCACTTTTTTCTTGCaccaaattataaataaaaattcccGAATTCTTTTAGTTTCTCCCAGATCTGTCACTGACGCCGCTGTTGCTCCGCCTCCTCCCACTTACCTGGGACAAGGTGAGACAGAGACGGGAGATGTgggggaggaaggaaggaagaggagCAGCGGAGAGAGAGTCAGAGGAGAACGGCGGAAAGATCTGGACCCACCTGGACTCTACGGCCAG GTCCCACCTCGCAGCCGGTACTGTGTTTCCGTGGCAATGTTCCGCCGCAGGAAGAAGAAGCACCGGCTGGAGATCTCGGCGCCGCGAGACTTCCAGCACCGCGTCCACACATCTTTTGACATCTCCACGGGACGTTATGTAGGTCTGCCGGCACAGTGGCAGAGCGTCATCGACACCCTAAGGAGGCCACGCCCACTCGTGGACCCGTCCAGGATCACCAACATAGAACCCAGAAAG CAGACAATTGTTCGTGGCAGCTTCATTGGCCATGGCGACTACATCAGTCATGTGATCTCCGAGATGAGCCGTGTGTGTGTCACCAGCTCCAACTCTCTGCGCCGCACCAGCCCGTCGGTACGGAAACGCACCCAGTCGCTGGGTCGACTGGGAGAACAGGCGGAGGAGGAGTCATATCACTACCTGGAGATCAGTCGCCGGAGCAGCAGCGTAAAGACCGGCGGGAGCTCTACCTACTGGCAGGATCGCATCCGGCAGGTGCACAGTGAGAGTGGCAGCCCCAAAGTGAACAGGGACCTGCAGAGAACCAAGTCTAGCAGCCAGGTGAGCGCTGTGCCTGAGGCTGTTCCACTCAGCCCTGGGTCACCTCAGAGGACAAGTTATGTGGTTGAACCAAGTATCCGCAATGGGGTCACAAGGCAAAAACAGAGGCCAACCTCCTATCACCACAACCTACAGACAGCAGAGACCAGCAAGCCTCAGCTGAGACTTAGACCAGGTCCAAATCATCTGCCTGACCTGCTATCATCTTCCAAAGAGTCGCCCAAAAGGCCGCATTCTTCTTATGACCTCAAG CTGCCGTCCTCTCGCCCTCGACTGCCTCCACCCAACAGCACCAGCAGTCCCATCATCACGGGCAGAGTGTTACCTCAGCCCTCACCCCTTCCCCCCTCCGGCTTCAGTGTTTCTATGAAACATGCATCCTCACCCACTCAGGAAAGCTCTTTACAGCCCGGACCCTCCCCCACCAGTTCCCCAGGCCGCCCCCCCCCATCTACCCCTGAGAGAGGTCCTCAGAAAGTGACCCATGAACAGTTCAAAGCAGCGCTGGAAATGGTTGTGGACCCAGGCGATCCAAGGGTGACTCTGGAGAACTTTGTAAAGATTGGGGAGGGGTCCACAGGTGTGGTGTGCATCGCCCGAGAAAGGCACAGTGGACGTCAGGTGGCGGTGAAGATGATGGATGTAAAGAAACAGCAGCGGAGAGAACTGCTCTTTAATGAG gtGGTCATCATGAGGGATTACCAACATCCCAATGTGGTGCAAATGTTCCAAAGTGCTCTGGTGGAAGATGAGCTGTGGGTCATCATGGAGTACCTGCAGGGTGGCGCTCTGACCCAAATCATTGGTAAAACCAG GCTGAACGAGGAGCAGATAGCGACGGTATGTGAGAGCGTTCTGCAGGCGCTGTCCTACCTCCACTCTCAGGGCGTCATCCACCGAGACATCAAAAGCGACTCCATCCTGCTCACACTAGATGGCAGG ATAAAGCTGTCCGACTTTGGTTTCTGCGCTCAGATCAGCAAAGACGTCCCAAAGAGGAAATCTCTGGTTGGGACTCCATACTGGATGGCTCCTGAGGTGATCTCCAAAATGCCGTACGGCACAGAG GTGGACATTTGGTCCCTGGGAATCATGGTGGTGGAAATGGTGGATGGTGAGCCTCCGTATTTCAATGAAACACCCATCAGTGCCATGAAGAAGCTGAGGGACGAAGCAGCTCCAAGTGTCAGGAACATCCAGAGG
- the LOC124881990 gene encoding serine/threonine-protein kinase PAK 4-like isoform X2 — MSFRRSVDATFFLHQIINKNSRILLVSPRSVTDAAVAPPPPTYLGQGETETGDVGEEGRKRSSGERVRGERRKDLDPPGLYGQVPPRSRYCVSVAMFRRRKKKHRLEISAPRDFQHRVHTSFDISTGRYVGLPAQWQSVIDTLRRPRPLVDPSRITNIEPRKTIVRGSFIGHGDYISHVISEMSRVCVTSSNSLRRTSPSVRKRTQSLGRLGEQAEEESYHYLEISRRSSSVKTGGSSTYWQDRIRQVHSESGSPKVNRDLQRTKSSSQVSAVPEAVPLSPGSPQRTSYVVEPSIRNGVTRQKQRPTSYHHNLQTAETSKPQLRLRPGPNHLPDLLSSSKESPKRPHSSYDLKLPSSRPRLPPPNSTSSPIITGRVLPQPSPLPPSGFSVSMKHASSPTQESSLQPGPSPTSSPGRPPPSTPERGPQKVTHEQFKAALEMVVDPGDPRVTLENFVKIGEGSTGVVCIARERHSGRQVAVKMMDVKKQQRRELLFNEVVIMRDYQHPNVVQMFQSALVEDELWVIMEYLQGGALTQIIGKTRLNEEQIATVCESVLQALSYLHSQGVIHRDIKSDSILLTLDGRIKLSDFGFCAQISKDVPKRKSLVGTPYWMAPEVISKMPYGTEVDIWSLGIMVVEMVDGEPPYFNETPISAMKKLRDEAAPSVRNIQRVSPVLKDFLDCMLTRNTLQRSTASDMLEHPFLLQASSPRCLVPLVEQHRKRMSLC; from the exons ATGAGTTTCAGAAGATCTGTAGATGCCACTTTTTTCTTGCaccaaattataaataaaaattcccGAATTCTTTTAGTTTCTCCCAGATCTGTCACTGACGCCGCTGTTGCTCCGCCTCCTCCCACTTACCTGGGACAAGGTGAGACAGAGACGGGAGATGTgggggaggaaggaaggaagaggagCAGCGGAGAGAGAGTCAGAGGAGAACGGCGGAAAGATCTGGACCCACCTGGACTCTACGGCCAG GTCCCACCTCGCAGCCGGTACTGTGTTTCCGTGGCAATGTTCCGCCGCAGGAAGAAGAAGCACCGGCTGGAGATCTCGGCGCCGCGAGACTTCCAGCACCGCGTCCACACATCTTTTGACATCTCCACGGGACGTTATGTAGGTCTGCCGGCACAGTGGCAGAGCGTCATCGACACCCTAAGGAGGCCACGCCCACTCGTGGACCCGTCCAGGATCACCAACATAGAACCCAGAAAG ACAATTGTTCGTGGCAGCTTCATTGGCCATGGCGACTACATCAGTCATGTGATCTCCGAGATGAGCCGTGTGTGTGTCACCAGCTCCAACTCTCTGCGCCGCACCAGCCCGTCGGTACGGAAACGCACCCAGTCGCTGGGTCGACTGGGAGAACAGGCGGAGGAGGAGTCATATCACTACCTGGAGATCAGTCGCCGGAGCAGCAGCGTAAAGACCGGCGGGAGCTCTACCTACTGGCAGGATCGCATCCGGCAGGTGCACAGTGAGAGTGGCAGCCCCAAAGTGAACAGGGACCTGCAGAGAACCAAGTCTAGCAGCCAGGTGAGCGCTGTGCCTGAGGCTGTTCCACTCAGCCCTGGGTCACCTCAGAGGACAAGTTATGTGGTTGAACCAAGTATCCGCAATGGGGTCACAAGGCAAAAACAGAGGCCAACCTCCTATCACCACAACCTACAGACAGCAGAGACCAGCAAGCCTCAGCTGAGACTTAGACCAGGTCCAAATCATCTGCCTGACCTGCTATCATCTTCCAAAGAGTCGCCCAAAAGGCCGCATTCTTCTTATGACCTCAAG CTGCCGTCCTCTCGCCCTCGACTGCCTCCACCCAACAGCACCAGCAGTCCCATCATCACGGGCAGAGTGTTACCTCAGCCCTCACCCCTTCCCCCCTCCGGCTTCAGTGTTTCTATGAAACATGCATCCTCACCCACTCAGGAAAGCTCTTTACAGCCCGGACCCTCCCCCACCAGTTCCCCAGGCCGCCCCCCCCCATCTACCCCTGAGAGAGGTCCTCAGAAAGTGACCCATGAACAGTTCAAAGCAGCGCTGGAAATGGTTGTGGACCCAGGCGATCCAAGGGTGACTCTGGAGAACTTTGTAAAGATTGGGGAGGGGTCCACAGGTGTGGTGTGCATCGCCCGAGAAAGGCACAGTGGACGTCAGGTGGCGGTGAAGATGATGGATGTAAAGAAACAGCAGCGGAGAGAACTGCTCTTTAATGAG gtGGTCATCATGAGGGATTACCAACATCCCAATGTGGTGCAAATGTTCCAAAGTGCTCTGGTGGAAGATGAGCTGTGGGTCATCATGGAGTACCTGCAGGGTGGCGCTCTGACCCAAATCATTGGTAAAACCAG GCTGAACGAGGAGCAGATAGCGACGGTATGTGAGAGCGTTCTGCAGGCGCTGTCCTACCTCCACTCTCAGGGCGTCATCCACCGAGACATCAAAAGCGACTCCATCCTGCTCACACTAGATGGCAGG ATAAAGCTGTCCGACTTTGGTTTCTGCGCTCAGATCAGCAAAGACGTCCCAAAGAGGAAATCTCTGGTTGGGACTCCATACTGGATGGCTCCTGAGGTGATCTCCAAAATGCCGTACGGCACAGAG GTGGACATTTGGTCCCTGGGAATCATGGTGGTGGAAATGGTGGATGGTGAGCCTCCGTATTTCAATGAAACACCCATCAGTGCCATGAAGAAGCTGAGGGACGAAGCAGCTCCAAGTGTCAGGAACATCCAGAGG
- the LOC124881990 gene encoding serine/threonine-protein kinase PAK 6-like isoform X3, translating to MFRRRKKKHRLEISAPRDFQHRVHTSFDISTGRYVGLPAQWQSVIDTLRRPRPLVDPSRITNIEPRKQTIVRGSFIGHGDYISHVISEMSRVCVTSSNSLRRTSPSVRKRTQSLGRLGEQAEEESYHYLEISRRSSSVKTGGSSTYWQDRIRQVHSESGSPKVNRDLQRTKSSSQVSAVPEAVPLSPGSPQRTSYVVEPSIRNGVTRQKQRPTSYHHNLQTAETSKPQLRLRPGPNHLPDLLSSSKESPKRPHSSYDLKLPSSRPRLPPPNSTSSPIITGRVLPQPSPLPPSGFSVSMKHASSPTQESSLQPGPSPTSSPGRPPPSTPERGPQKVTHEQFKAALEMVVDPGDPRVTLENFVKIGEGSTGVVCIARERHSGRQVAVKMMDVKKQQRRELLFNEVVIMRDYQHPNVVQMFQSALVEDELWVIMEYLQGGALTQIIGKTRLNEEQIATVCESVLQALSYLHSQGVIHRDIKSDSILLTLDGRIKLSDFGFCAQISKDVPKRKSLVGTPYWMAPEVISKMPYGTEVDIWSLGIMVVEMVDGEPPYFNETPISAMKKLRDEAAPSVRNIQRVSPVLKDFLDCMLTRNTLQRSTASDMLEHPFLLQASSPRCLVPLVEQHRKRMSLC from the exons ATGTTCCGCCGCAGGAAGAAGAAGCACCGGCTGGAGATCTCGGCGCCGCGAGACTTCCAGCACCGCGTCCACACATCTTTTGACATCTCCACGGGACGTTATGTAGGTCTGCCGGCACAGTGGCAGAGCGTCATCGACACCCTAAGGAGGCCACGCCCACTCGTGGACCCGTCCAGGATCACCAACATAGAACCCAGAAAG CAGACAATTGTTCGTGGCAGCTTCATTGGCCATGGCGACTACATCAGTCATGTGATCTCCGAGATGAGCCGTGTGTGTGTCACCAGCTCCAACTCTCTGCGCCGCACCAGCCCGTCGGTACGGAAACGCACCCAGTCGCTGGGTCGACTGGGAGAACAGGCGGAGGAGGAGTCATATCACTACCTGGAGATCAGTCGCCGGAGCAGCAGCGTAAAGACCGGCGGGAGCTCTACCTACTGGCAGGATCGCATCCGGCAGGTGCACAGTGAGAGTGGCAGCCCCAAAGTGAACAGGGACCTGCAGAGAACCAAGTCTAGCAGCCAGGTGAGCGCTGTGCCTGAGGCTGTTCCACTCAGCCCTGGGTCACCTCAGAGGACAAGTTATGTGGTTGAACCAAGTATCCGCAATGGGGTCACAAGGCAAAAACAGAGGCCAACCTCCTATCACCACAACCTACAGACAGCAGAGACCAGCAAGCCTCAGCTGAGACTTAGACCAGGTCCAAATCATCTGCCTGACCTGCTATCATCTTCCAAAGAGTCGCCCAAAAGGCCGCATTCTTCTTATGACCTCAAG CTGCCGTCCTCTCGCCCTCGACTGCCTCCACCCAACAGCACCAGCAGTCCCATCATCACGGGCAGAGTGTTACCTCAGCCCTCACCCCTTCCCCCCTCCGGCTTCAGTGTTTCTATGAAACATGCATCCTCACCCACTCAGGAAAGCTCTTTACAGCCCGGACCCTCCCCCACCAGTTCCCCAGGCCGCCCCCCCCCATCTACCCCTGAGAGAGGTCCTCAGAAAGTGACCCATGAACAGTTCAAAGCAGCGCTGGAAATGGTTGTGGACCCAGGCGATCCAAGGGTGACTCTGGAGAACTTTGTAAAGATTGGGGAGGGGTCCACAGGTGTGGTGTGCATCGCCCGAGAAAGGCACAGTGGACGTCAGGTGGCGGTGAAGATGATGGATGTAAAGAAACAGCAGCGGAGAGAACTGCTCTTTAATGAG gtGGTCATCATGAGGGATTACCAACATCCCAATGTGGTGCAAATGTTCCAAAGTGCTCTGGTGGAAGATGAGCTGTGGGTCATCATGGAGTACCTGCAGGGTGGCGCTCTGACCCAAATCATTGGTAAAACCAG GCTGAACGAGGAGCAGATAGCGACGGTATGTGAGAGCGTTCTGCAGGCGCTGTCCTACCTCCACTCTCAGGGCGTCATCCACCGAGACATCAAAAGCGACTCCATCCTGCTCACACTAGATGGCAGG ATAAAGCTGTCCGACTTTGGTTTCTGCGCTCAGATCAGCAAAGACGTCCCAAAGAGGAAATCTCTGGTTGGGACTCCATACTGGATGGCTCCTGAGGTGATCTCCAAAATGCCGTACGGCACAGAG GTGGACATTTGGTCCCTGGGAATCATGGTGGTGGAAATGGTGGATGGTGAGCCTCCGTATTTCAATGAAACACCCATCAGTGCCATGAAGAAGCTGAGGGACGAAGCAGCTCCAAGTGTCAGGAACATCCAGAGG